In Lusitaniella coriacea LEGE 07157, a single window of DNA contains:
- a CDS encoding DUF4126 domain-containing protein produces MYLGLLAALSASAAAGMRIALPLLIVGLLQSDSLWENVPLLSMIHPQVLLGILTSWSLFELFGSKKLLGLRILQMVQLGFSPIVGALMGITAAKITQSQFDLELGPLWLIGLIGGVLAFVLKFVQVGWFFRLQKLPLWAIFSEDILCIFLVFFAFQAPEQGGLIAMLLLWLSVRSSQEWYRWYRKSSKKKRRL; encoded by the coding sequence ATGTACCTTGGACTTCTAGCCGCCCTTTCAGCATCAGCCGCCGCAGGCATGAGAATTGCCCTCCCTTTGTTGATCGTTGGTTTGCTCCAAAGCGATTCTCTTTGGGAAAATGTACCGTTACTTTCGATGATTCATCCCCAAGTGTTGCTGGGCATTCTAACCAGTTGGTCGTTATTTGAATTATTTGGTTCTAAAAAATTATTGGGTTTACGGATTCTCCAGATGGTGCAACTGGGATTCAGTCCAATTGTTGGGGCGTTGATGGGCATTACCGCAGCGAAAATAACCCAATCTCAATTCGATTTAGAATTGGGTCCCTTGTGGTTAATTGGTTTAATTGGGGGAGTACTCGCGTTCGTCCTCAAATTCGTACAAGTGGGATGGTTTTTCCGACTGCAAAAACTTCCTCTTTGGGCAATTTTCAGTGAAGATATTTTATGTATCTTTCTCGTTTTTTTTGCCTTCCAAGCACCAGAACAAGGGGGACTGATTGCGATGCTATTGTTGTGGCTATCGGTTCGCAGTTCCCAAGAGTGGTATCGCTGGTATCGCAAGAGTTCTAAAAAAAAGAGACGTTTATAG